Proteins co-encoded in one Oncorhynchus kisutch isolate 150728-3 linkage group LG1, Okis_V2, whole genome shotgun sequence genomic window:
- the arhgef3 gene encoding rho guanine nucleotide exchange factor 3 isoform X2, producing MVVAKDYQYYLVVKRANCSPEVQTVSSNIHPAKEVEEPSNKRVKPLSRVTSLANLIPPVKTAPLKRIGQTLQRSISFRSESRTETLMPPRPWTRPAPPANTKRRDSKLWSETFDVRLGHQMLSSKEIKRQEAIFELSQGERDLIEDLKLAKKAYHDPMLKLSIMTEHELTQIFGTLDSLIPLHEDLLSRLREARKPDGSTETVGHILVDWLPCLDSYNSYCSNQVAAKALLDHKKQDHRVHDFLQRCLESPFSRKLDLWNFLDIPRSRLVKYPLLLREILKHTPNDHPDRQHLDEAINMIQSIVAEINTQTGESECRFYKERLLYLEDSQRDLLIDSSRILSCHGELKNNRGAKLHVFLFQDVLVITRAITHSEQLHYQLYRQPIPVRELQWEDLQDGEIRLGGSIRGAFSNNERTKNFFRVSFHSGGQLQSHSFQASDAFNKQQWLNCIRQAKGAAELAVGVGIHVGVGTSSSDPDPRPSLLSPQRPLSPTTPTLSGALAPQPESMDHSDSDSSVDSPDCSMDTAEASDSTTGWPGSAQMDQTDSSSSSRPAEV from the exons GAGCCCAGTAACAAGCGGGTGAAGCCCCTGTCCCGCGTCACCTCGCTGGCCAACCTCATACCTCCAGTCAAGACTGCTCCTCTGAAGCGCATAGGACAAACACTGCAG CGTTCCATCAGCTTCCGCAGTGAGAGTCGGACGGAGACGCTCATGCCTCCTCGACCATGGACGCGGCCGGCCCCGCCTGCCAACACCAAGCGACGAGACAGCAAGCTGTGGAGCGAGACCTTTGACGTGCGGCTCGGACACCAGATGCTGTCCTCTAAGGAAATCAAACGCCAGGAG GCCATCTTTGAGCTTTCTCAGGGCGAGCGGGATCTCATTGAGGATCTGAAGCTGGCCAAGAAG GCGTACCATGACCCCATGCTGAAGCTGTCCATTATGACAGAGCATGAACTCACCCAGATCTTCGGAACCCTGGACTCCCTCATTCCGTTGCATGAAG aTCTGCTGAGTCGATTGCGAGAGGCCAGGAAACCAGACGGCTCTACAGAAACTGTGGGACACATTCTAGTGGACTGG ttACCATGTCTGGACTCCTACAACTCATACTGCAGTAACCAGGTGGCAGCCAAAGCTCTGCTGGACCATAAGAAGCAGGATCACCGGGTGCATGACTTCCTGCAGCGCTGCCTGGAGTCGCCCTTTAGCAGGAAGCTGGACCTGTGGAACTTCCTGGATATACCCAGGAGCCGTCTGGTCAAATACCCTCTGCTGCTCAGGGAGATCCTCAAACACACACCTAACGACCATCCGGACCGTCAACACCTGGATGAGGCA ATCAACATGATCCAGAGCATCGTGGCTGAGATCAACACCCAGACGGGTGAGTCTGAGTGTCGCTTCTACAAGGAGCGTCTCCTCTATCTGGAAGACAGCCAGAGAGACCTGCTCATTGACAGCTCCCGCATCCTCAGCTGTCACGGGGAACTGAAGAACAACAGGGGCGCT AAGCTGCATGTGTTCCTGTTCCAGGACGTGCTGGTCATAACCAGGGCCATCACCCACAGCGAGCAGCTGCACTACCAGCTGTACCGCCAGCCCATCCCAGTCAGAGAGCTGCAGTGGGAGGACCTGCAGGACGGGGAGATCCGTCTGGGGGGCTCCATCAGAGGGGCCTTCAGCAACAACGAGAGAA CCAAAAACTTCTTCAGAGTGTCGTTTCATAGTGGCGGCCAGCTCCAGTCCCACTCGTTCCAAGCCAGCGATGCCTTCAACAAACAGCAGTGGCTCAACTGCATCCGCCAGGCCAAAGGAGCCGCTGAGTTGGCCGTGGGGGTGGGGATTCATGTAGGGGTGGGAACCAGTAGCAGTGACCCAGACCCCCGTCCAAGCCTACTCAGCCCCCAGAGACCTCTGAGTCCTACAACACCTACCCTGTCAGGAGCACTGGCCCCCCAGCCAGAGAGCATGGACCACAGTGACAGTGACTCGTCTGTAGACTCTCCAGATTGTAGCATGGACACGGCCGAGGCTTCTGACTCCACCACAGGCTGGCCTGGCTCTGCCCAGATGGACCAAACAGACTCtagtagcagcagcaggccaGCAGAAGTGTGA
- the arhgef3 gene encoding rho guanine nucleotide exchange factor 3 isoform X3: protein MMGCCLFVHQKKKRKQMRDVDSLSLCSLDINEPSNKRVKPLSRVTSLANLIPPVKTAPLKRIGQTLQRSISFRSESRTETLMPPRPWTRPAPPANTKRRDSKLWSETFDVRLGHQMLSSKEIKRQEAIFELSQGERDLIEDLKLAKKAYHDPMLKLSIMTEHELTQIFGTLDSLIPLHEDLLSRLREARKPDGSTETVGHILVDWLPCLDSYNSYCSNQVAAKALLDHKKQDHRVHDFLQRCLESPFSRKLDLWNFLDIPRSRLVKYPLLLREILKHTPNDHPDRQHLDEAINMIQSIVAEINTQTGESECRFYKERLLYLEDSQRDLLIDSSRILSCHGELKNNRGAKLHVFLFQDVLVITRAITHSEQLHYQLYRQPIPVRELQWEDLQDGEIRLGGSIRGAFSNNERTKNFFRVSFHSGGQLQSHSFQASDAFNKQQWLNCIRQAKGAAELAVGVGIHVGVGTSSSDPDPRPSLLSPQRPLSPTTPTLSGALAPQPESMDHSDSDSSVDSPDCSMDTAEASDSTTGWPGSAQMDQTDSSSSSRPAEV from the exons GAGCCCAGTAACAAGCGGGTGAAGCCCCTGTCCCGCGTCACCTCGCTGGCCAACCTCATACCTCCAGTCAAGACTGCTCCTCTGAAGCGCATAGGACAAACACTGCAG CGTTCCATCAGCTTCCGCAGTGAGAGTCGGACGGAGACGCTCATGCCTCCTCGACCATGGACGCGGCCGGCCCCGCCTGCCAACACCAAGCGACGAGACAGCAAGCTGTGGAGCGAGACCTTTGACGTGCGGCTCGGACACCAGATGCTGTCCTCTAAGGAAATCAAACGCCAGGAG GCCATCTTTGAGCTTTCTCAGGGCGAGCGGGATCTCATTGAGGATCTGAAGCTGGCCAAGAAG GCGTACCATGACCCCATGCTGAAGCTGTCCATTATGACAGAGCATGAACTCACCCAGATCTTCGGAACCCTGGACTCCCTCATTCCGTTGCATGAAG aTCTGCTGAGTCGATTGCGAGAGGCCAGGAAACCAGACGGCTCTACAGAAACTGTGGGACACATTCTAGTGGACTGG ttACCATGTCTGGACTCCTACAACTCATACTGCAGTAACCAGGTGGCAGCCAAAGCTCTGCTGGACCATAAGAAGCAGGATCACCGGGTGCATGACTTCCTGCAGCGCTGCCTGGAGTCGCCCTTTAGCAGGAAGCTGGACCTGTGGAACTTCCTGGATATACCCAGGAGCCGTCTGGTCAAATACCCTCTGCTGCTCAGGGAGATCCTCAAACACACACCTAACGACCATCCGGACCGTCAACACCTGGATGAGGCA ATCAACATGATCCAGAGCATCGTGGCTGAGATCAACACCCAGACGGGTGAGTCTGAGTGTCGCTTCTACAAGGAGCGTCTCCTCTATCTGGAAGACAGCCAGAGAGACCTGCTCATTGACAGCTCCCGCATCCTCAGCTGTCACGGGGAACTGAAGAACAACAGGGGCGCT AAGCTGCATGTGTTCCTGTTCCAGGACGTGCTGGTCATAACCAGGGCCATCACCCACAGCGAGCAGCTGCACTACCAGCTGTACCGCCAGCCCATCCCAGTCAGAGAGCTGCAGTGGGAGGACCTGCAGGACGGGGAGATCCGTCTGGGGGGCTCCATCAGAGGGGCCTTCAGCAACAACGAGAGAA CCAAAAACTTCTTCAGAGTGTCGTTTCATAGTGGCGGCCAGCTCCAGTCCCACTCGTTCCAAGCCAGCGATGCCTTCAACAAACAGCAGTGGCTCAACTGCATCCGCCAGGCCAAAGGAGCCGCTGAGTTGGCCGTGGGGGTGGGGATTCATGTAGGGGTGGGAACCAGTAGCAGTGACCCAGACCCCCGTCCAAGCCTACTCAGCCCCCAGAGACCTCTGAGTCCTACAACACCTACCCTGTCAGGAGCACTGGCCCCCCAGCCAGAGAGCATGGACCACAGTGACAGTGACTCGTCTGTAGACTCTCCAGATTGTAGCATGGACACGGCCGAGGCTTCTGACTCCACCACAGGCTGGCCTGGCTCTGCCCAGATGGACCAAACAGACTCtagtagcagcagcaggccaGCAGAAGTGTGA
- the arhgef3 gene encoding rho guanine nucleotide exchange factor 3 isoform X1 encodes MQTSDGNKDVSGPTLQKKSCFSLLPSPDSWMFRGKKRKQMRDVDSLSLCSLDINEPSNKRVKPLSRVTSLANLIPPVKTAPLKRIGQTLQRSISFRSESRTETLMPPRPWTRPAPPANTKRRDSKLWSETFDVRLGHQMLSSKEIKRQEAIFELSQGERDLIEDLKLAKKAYHDPMLKLSIMTEHELTQIFGTLDSLIPLHEDLLSRLREARKPDGSTETVGHILVDWLPCLDSYNSYCSNQVAAKALLDHKKQDHRVHDFLQRCLESPFSRKLDLWNFLDIPRSRLVKYPLLLREILKHTPNDHPDRQHLDEAINMIQSIVAEINTQTGESECRFYKERLLYLEDSQRDLLIDSSRILSCHGELKNNRGAKLHVFLFQDVLVITRAITHSEQLHYQLYRQPIPVRELQWEDLQDGEIRLGGSIRGAFSNNERTKNFFRVSFHSGGQLQSHSFQASDAFNKQQWLNCIRQAKGAAELAVGVGIHVGVGTSSSDPDPRPSLLSPQRPLSPTTPTLSGALAPQPESMDHSDSDSSVDSPDCSMDTAEASDSTTGWPGSAQMDQTDSSSSSRPAEV; translated from the exons GAGCCCAGTAACAAGCGGGTGAAGCCCCTGTCCCGCGTCACCTCGCTGGCCAACCTCATACCTCCAGTCAAGACTGCTCCTCTGAAGCGCATAGGACAAACACTGCAG CGTTCCATCAGCTTCCGCAGTGAGAGTCGGACGGAGACGCTCATGCCTCCTCGACCATGGACGCGGCCGGCCCCGCCTGCCAACACCAAGCGACGAGACAGCAAGCTGTGGAGCGAGACCTTTGACGTGCGGCTCGGACACCAGATGCTGTCCTCTAAGGAAATCAAACGCCAGGAG GCCATCTTTGAGCTTTCTCAGGGCGAGCGGGATCTCATTGAGGATCTGAAGCTGGCCAAGAAG GCGTACCATGACCCCATGCTGAAGCTGTCCATTATGACAGAGCATGAACTCACCCAGATCTTCGGAACCCTGGACTCCCTCATTCCGTTGCATGAAG aTCTGCTGAGTCGATTGCGAGAGGCCAGGAAACCAGACGGCTCTACAGAAACTGTGGGACACATTCTAGTGGACTGG ttACCATGTCTGGACTCCTACAACTCATACTGCAGTAACCAGGTGGCAGCCAAAGCTCTGCTGGACCATAAGAAGCAGGATCACCGGGTGCATGACTTCCTGCAGCGCTGCCTGGAGTCGCCCTTTAGCAGGAAGCTGGACCTGTGGAACTTCCTGGATATACCCAGGAGCCGTCTGGTCAAATACCCTCTGCTGCTCAGGGAGATCCTCAAACACACACCTAACGACCATCCGGACCGTCAACACCTGGATGAGGCA ATCAACATGATCCAGAGCATCGTGGCTGAGATCAACACCCAGACGGGTGAGTCTGAGTGTCGCTTCTACAAGGAGCGTCTCCTCTATCTGGAAGACAGCCAGAGAGACCTGCTCATTGACAGCTCCCGCATCCTCAGCTGTCACGGGGAACTGAAGAACAACAGGGGCGCT AAGCTGCATGTGTTCCTGTTCCAGGACGTGCTGGTCATAACCAGGGCCATCACCCACAGCGAGCAGCTGCACTACCAGCTGTACCGCCAGCCCATCCCAGTCAGAGAGCTGCAGTGGGAGGACCTGCAGGACGGGGAGATCCGTCTGGGGGGCTCCATCAGAGGGGCCTTCAGCAACAACGAGAGAA CCAAAAACTTCTTCAGAGTGTCGTTTCATAGTGGCGGCCAGCTCCAGTCCCACTCGTTCCAAGCCAGCGATGCCTTCAACAAACAGCAGTGGCTCAACTGCATCCGCCAGGCCAAAGGAGCCGCTGAGTTGGCCGTGGGGGTGGGGATTCATGTAGGGGTGGGAACCAGTAGCAGTGACCCAGACCCCCGTCCAAGCCTACTCAGCCCCCAGAGACCTCTGAGTCCTACAACACCTACCCTGTCAGGAGCACTGGCCCCCCAGCCAGAGAGCATGGACCACAGTGACAGTGACTCGTCTGTAGACTCTCCAGATTGTAGCATGGACACGGCCGAGGCTTCTGACTCCACCACAGGCTGGCCTGGCTCTGCCCAGATGGACCAAACAGACTCtagtagcagcagcaggccaGCAGAAGTGTGA